A genomic segment from Acipenser ruthenus chromosome 5, fAciRut3.2 maternal haplotype, whole genome shotgun sequence encodes:
- the LOC117402402 gene encoding uncharacterized protein LOC117402402 — translation MLNPVLRFVFDAVDQFSQGSYFSDFVQHRPHFLALVSVLLGGVVFFVIVLLKKRGQRGTAPTFPVDYSTDLSIEEVVQNKYVAGINGKKRRHQDELTKKKRKEKGKESVNGQPPIAPETRASREDSIQSTTVVDKKQVKLKKKKKKTEIVVERLSKGVTSDKEESDEEEAGMWVTKISSREKRQLKKERMKQKDTAKAVAPEALACDTAILWDDGVDKETDWQASPQNAHPDTGVWGEADSKVQGCVWKELKPRDAVQTSRRPVEWAPPGKPEEDIFSHVGTWNVKGAKTEPVTFGTLPDFSSELDSPDSISSQQTRSVPLPVEY, via the exons ATGTTAAATCCAGTTCTTCGCTTTGTGTTCGATGCCGTGGATCAGTTTTCCCAAGGTTCGTATTTTTCTGATTTTGTCCAACATCGTCCTCATTTTTTAGCCCTGGTCTCTGTTCTGCTGGGGGGTGtggttttctttgttattgttttactcaAGAAAAGAGGCCAGCGTGGTACCGCGCCCACCTTTCCCGTTGATTACAGCACAGACCTTTCAATTGAAGAAGTGGTACAGAACAAATACGTTGCCGGAATTAACGGAAAGAAAAGGAGACACCAGGATGAactgacaaagaaaaaaagaaaagaaaaggggaAG GAATCAGTGAATGGACAGCCCCCCATTGCTCCAGAAACCAGAGCATCAAGGGAGGACAGCATACAGAGCACCACTGTTGTTGACAAGAAGCAAGTGAag ctcaagaaaaagaagaaaaagacagAGATTGTGGTAGAGAGGCTTTCAAAGGGAGTCACGTCTGACAAAGAGGAGAGTGATGAAGAAGAGGCAG GTATGTGGGTTACAAAAATCAGCAGTCGAGAGAAGAGACAGCTGAAGAAGGAGCGCATGAAACAGAAGG ACACTGCAAAAGCTGTAGCCCCTGAGGCCCTAGCTTGCGACACAGCGATCCTGTGGGATGATGGCGTTGATAAAGAAACTGACTGGCAGGCCTCACCTCAGAATGCGCACCCTGACACTGGGGTTTGGGGGGAGGCTGATAGCAAAGTACAAGGCTGCGTATGGAAGGAGCTGAAGCCCCGGGACGCTGTGCAGACAAGCCGGAGACCAGTGGAATGGGCGCCACCAGGAAAGCCAGAAGAGGATATCTTTTCCCATGTAG GAACTTGGAATGTGAAAGGTGCGAAGACAGAGCCTGTCACTTTTGGGACTCTGCCTGACTTTTCCTCTGAATTAG ataGTCCAGACAGTATCTCATCACAACAAACAAGGTCCGTCCCACTGCCTGTGGAGTACTAA